One window of the Eucalyptus grandis isolate ANBG69807.140 chromosome 8, ASM1654582v1, whole genome shotgun sequence genome contains the following:
- the LOC120287796 gene encoding LOW QUALITY PROTEIN: protein TOO MANY MOUTHS-like (The sequence of the model RefSeq protein was modified relative to this genomic sequence to represent the inferred CDS: inserted 1 base in 1 codon), translating to MKLHLFLPILLFCLAPLAAPFTVIPSDSGLVDTPQNGPKNGARTDPREQEAVYDVMRATGNEWAAGIVDVCRGRWHGIECMPDKHGVYHVVSLSFGXLSDDTAFPTCDPAWSYISPAVTRLPHLRTLFFYRCFSYNPQPIPAFLGKLGSTLQTLVLRENGHVGPIPSEIGNLTRLRVLDLHKNDLNGSIPGSLGRVAGLRSLDLSGNKLTGSIPGFGFPSLSVLDLNQNLLTGLIPPSLGTCLSLIKIDLSHNYLTGPIPESINRLRDLILLDLSYNGLSGPFPESLKDMTSLEALVLKGNPMESVTIPDDAFAGMNVLTILVLSDMNLHGPIPESLGRLPSLRVLHLDRNRLSGSIPESFWNLRSIAELRLNDNQLTGPIPFGKETVWRMKRKLRLYNNSGLCYDAGGGFEDGSGSSHDLGIGLCDAAAARSGSARTVRHTSEGNDADGDMTRTAQASSSVGAHCRSLLVLPPFLIASIVVIPLFS from the exons ATGAAACTCCATCTTTTCCTCCCAATCCTCCTCTTTTGTCTAGCGCCTCTCGCCGCGCCCTTCACCGTGATCCCCTCGGACTCCGGCCTCGTCGACACCCCACAGAACGGGCCGAAGAATGGGGCCCGGACCGACCCCCGGGAGCAGGAGGCCGTGTACGACGTCATGCGCGCCACGGGGAACGAGTGGGCCGCGGGCATCGTAGACGTGTGCCGGGGCCGGTGGCACGGCATCGAGTGCATGCCCGACAAGCATGGTGTGTACCATGTCGTGTCGCTCTCGTTCG AACTGTCGGATGACACCGCGTTCCCGACCTGCGACCCAGCCTGGTCCTACATCTCACCGGCCGTGACCAGGCTGCCTCACCTCAGGACCTTGTTCTTTTACCGCTGCTTCAGCTACAATCCTCAGCCGATCCCGGCATTCCTGGGCAAACTTGGCTCCACATTGCAAACTTTGGTGCTTAGGGAAAATGGGCATGTGGGTCCAATTCCTAGTGAAATTGGGAACTTGACCCGCTTGAGGGTCCTTGATCTCCACAAGAACGACCTCAATGGTTCGATACCGGGTTCTctgggtcgggtcgccggttTAAGGTCGCTCGATTTGAGCGGAAATAAACTGACCGGGTCGATACCGGGCTTCGGCTTCCCGTCCTTGAGTGTGCTGGACCTGAACCAGAACCTCTTAACCGGTCTGATCCCGCCGTCCCTAGGAACATGCCTCTCGTTGATCAAAATCGACCTCAGCCACAATTACCTCACCGGTCCTATCCCCGAGTCGATCAACCGTCTCCGAGACCTCATTTTGTTGGACCTGAGCTACAATGGCCTTTCGGGTCCATTCCCCGAGTCGCTCAAGGACATGACTTCTCTCGAAGCACTCGTGCTGAAAGGAAACCCGATGGAATCCGTAACCATACCGGATGACGCCTTCGCTGGTATGAACGTTCTAACGATTCTAGTACTATCAGACATGAACCTGCACGGACCGATCCCCGAATCGCTAGGCCGGTTGCCGAGCCTGCGCGTGCTCCACCTTGACCGGAACCGCCTGAGTGGCTCGATACCGGAGAGCTTTTGGAACTTGAGGAGCATCGCGGAGCTGAGGCTGAACGACAACCAACTGACGGGTCCGATCCCATTTGGGAAGGAGACGGtctggaggatgaagaggaaaCTGAGGCTCTACAACAACTCAGGACTCTGCTACGATGCGGGCGGCGGCTTCGAAGATGGTTCGGGCTCTTCTCATGATTTGGGCATCGGCTTGTGCGATGCCGCCGCAGCAAGAAGCGGGTCCGCAAGAACCGTGCGACACACGTCCGAAGGAAACGATGCCGATGGGGACATGACAAGAACAGCTCAAGCGTCATCGTCTGTCGGAGCCCACTGTCGTTCTCTTCTGGTTTTGCCTCCGTTTTTGATAGCTTCGATCGTAGTTATCCCACTTTTCTCGTAA